In a single window of the Acidobacteriota bacterium genome:
- the metK gene encoding methionine adenosyltransferase, producing the protein MGSNNRHLFTSESVTEGHPDKVADQISDAILDAILTVDPQCRVACETLVTTGLCLIAGEITTTGYVDLPNVARRTIAEIGYTDPGYGFDHDTCAVLSTIDEQSPDIAMGVDPGGAGDQGLMFGYACRETKELMPLPISLSHKLVRQMAAVRKSGDVKFLRPDGKSQVTVEYDGQRPVRIDAILLSTQHDEGVTGAQITEALRETVIGPVMPKDLVDDKTRILVNPTGNFVVGGPKGDAGLTGRKIIVDTYGGMGHHGGGAFSGKDSTKVDRSASYMGRYIAKNIVAAGLADRIEVQLAYAIGIADPVSVMVDTFGTGTVDDARLSDLVREHFPLQPKGIIDHLQLRRPVFRQTAAYGHFGRDEEGFTWEKTDVADRLKDAG; encoded by the coding sequence ATGGGATCGAACAACCGACACCTCTTTACCTCCGAGTCCGTGACCGAGGGCCATCCAGATAAGGTCGCCGATCAGATCTCCGATGCGATCCTGGACGCGATCCTGACGGTCGACCCCCAGTGTCGCGTGGCCTGCGAGACGTTGGTCACGACGGGTCTCTGTCTCATCGCCGGAGAGATCACGACGACCGGTTATGTCGATCTCCCCAATGTCGCCCGTCGCACCATCGCCGAGATCGGTTACACCGATCCGGGCTACGGATTCGATCACGACACCTGTGCGGTTCTATCCACGATCGACGAGCAGAGTCCGGATATCGCCATGGGCGTGGACCCGGGCGGTGCCGGAGATCAGGGTTTGATGTTCGGCTACGCATGTCGTGAGACGAAAGAGCTGATGCCGCTCCCGATCAGCCTCTCGCATAAACTGGTGCGACAGATGGCCGCCGTTCGCAAGAGTGGCGACGTCAAGTTCCTACGTCCCGACGGCAAGTCGCAGGTGACCGTCGAGTATGACGGCCAGCGGCCGGTCCGCATCGACGCGATCCTCCTATCGACCCAGCACGACGAGGGCGTGACCGGTGCACAGATCACCGAGGCGCTTCGCGAGACGGTGATCGGTCCGGTGATGCCGAAGGACCTGGTGGACGATAAGACCCGCATCCTGGTCAACCCGACCGGCAACTTCGTGGTCGGTGGTCCCAAGGGTGACGCCGGCCTCACGGGTCGCAAGATCATCGTCGATACCTACGGCGGGATGGGGCACCACGGCGGCGGAGCGTTCTCCGGCAAGGACTCGACCAAGGTCGACCGTTCTGCGTCCTACATGGGCCGCTACATTGCGAAGAACATCGTCGCCGCCGGCCTCGCCGATCGTATCGAAGTCCAACTGGCCTACGCCATCGGCATCGCCGATCCGGTTTCCGTGATGGTCGACACCTTTGGCACCGGCACCGTCGACGACGCACGACTGTCCGATCTCGTTCGAGAGCACTTCCCGTTGCAGCCCAAGGGGATCATCGATCATCTGCAGCTGCGTCGACCGGTGTTCCGCCAGACTGCCGCCTACGGCCACTTCGGACGGGACGAAGAAGGCTTCACCTGGGAGAAGACCGACGTCGCCGATCGACTCAAGGACGCCGGTTAG
- a CDS encoding alkaline phosphatase family protein — MVAGGFALALLAWAGAFRVDADEFVVVESRVGLGLRKVETGLRWSIPLLTRRDRYPSQGVELPLPQAEALQLQARDGSRYGFRGWITVRARPESWRELHASSGGEGLPGVLRDAITESAGVYTLGEGRPSLTGSQVRDFERELGRQLLERGVDLRRLELDSIDLLRSVDNQSVARDDVKVLVIGLDGADWAVIDPLIEQGRLPHLRGLVDRGVRAKLLSISPMLSPVIWTSIATGVEPSRHGILDFLVDDPSGGARQPVTSAQRLSPAVWELLSAADVEVGVVGWWASWPADPVRGYMVSDRIAYQLFDWETDLDDAEGKTWPPELYGQLRDSMVTPESVGWDQVQPYLAGERKDASAYDEQERELLDEFRTLLASGETYRGIHRVLHADRPVRLQMVYFEGTDTVGHLFMPYRNPPLPGVDASGIESFGEIVDRYYETVDGYIGELLAERDESWTVMVVSDHGFASDSTRPQTTDSRIGHGAAADWHRRFGILLLSGAHVDPDARLEETSIYDVAPTLMALFGQPIPESWPGRVLAGALEADFFSRHPVLYRDDEPRRQEPRHQVGLDPSAQDLLVKLESLGYISAGGGDAGDSLTARNNAGVAFLSEGRYADAEEEFRQGLVVQPSAPMLIFNLGLAQRFQGKLDQARQQFRQAQGHETTRRIAGHQLAILDLADGDLESAEAEARRVLEFEPDAAEVRNTLGLILEQAGRIDEAWDAYLTASNLDPDAALARNNLGNISKRRGSLDDAERWYLAAIEADPYFMGAYNNLALVYQARGAVDRAIDLYGRALGKAPNNATVLNNLASLYYQVEELDRAREMWRRAVDADPAYPSPLNNLASLAIRDGDPLTAERLLRRALELEPGYGDAQMNLAIVLHGRGDRAGALDAMRKATEDPRTGANAWLQYGVLQLDGGTPESHAAAVEILVQASGIYPDRVELLNALGGAYQRSGQGPQALESWRRSLELQPQQPQLRQFVERLEAAETP, encoded by the coding sequence GTGGTCGCCGGCGGATTCGCGCTGGCGCTATTGGCCTGGGCCGGCGCGTTCCGTGTCGACGCCGACGAGTTCGTCGTCGTCGAGTCCCGGGTCGGTCTCGGGCTGCGCAAGGTCGAAACCGGCCTGCGTTGGTCGATCCCGCTCCTGACTCGCCGAGACCGCTATCCGTCCCAGGGGGTCGAGCTTCCGCTTCCCCAGGCGGAGGCGCTGCAGCTTCAGGCGCGGGACGGGTCGCGCTACGGATTTCGAGGTTGGATCACGGTCCGCGCACGCCCCGAGTCGTGGCGGGAACTCCACGCTTCGTCCGGGGGCGAGGGGCTTCCGGGAGTACTGCGGGATGCGATCACGGAGTCTGCGGGGGTCTACACCCTGGGAGAGGGGCGCCCGAGCCTGACCGGGAGTCAGGTGCGCGACTTCGAACGGGAGCTCGGCCGCCAACTCCTCGAACGGGGCGTCGATCTTCGGCGGCTCGAACTCGATTCCATCGATCTGCTCCGAAGCGTCGACAACCAGAGCGTGGCTCGCGACGACGTGAAGGTTCTCGTGATCGGCCTGGACGGCGCGGATTGGGCGGTCATCGATCCCCTCATCGAGCAGGGGAGACTTCCCCATCTGCGGGGGCTGGTCGATCGTGGCGTCCGCGCGAAGCTGCTCTCGATCTCGCCGATGCTGTCGCCGGTGATCTGGACCAGCATCGCCACCGGCGTTGAGCCGAGCCGTCACGGCATCCTGGACTTCCTGGTCGACGACCCATCGGGTGGCGCACGTCAGCCGGTCACGTCGGCCCAGCGATTGTCGCCGGCGGTCTGGGAGCTCCTCTCCGCCGCCGATGTCGAGGTCGGCGTGGTGGGCTGGTGGGCGTCGTGGCCCGCAGACCCGGTACGCGGCTACATGGTCTCGGATCGGATCGCCTACCAACTCTTCGATTGGGAGACGGACCTGGACGACGCCGAGGGAAAGACCTGGCCTCCCGAACTGTACGGCCAATTGCGGGACTCGATGGTGACTCCGGAGAGCGTCGGTTGGGACCAGGTGCAGCCCTATCTTGCCGGCGAGCGGAAGGATGCCTCGGCGTACGACGAACAGGAGCGGGAGCTGCTGGACGAGTTCCGAACCCTGCTGGCCTCCGGGGAGACCTACCGCGGGATTCACAGGGTCCTCCATGCCGATCGTCCGGTGCGACTCCAGATGGTCTATTTCGAGGGCACCGATACGGTCGGCCATCTCTTCATGCCTTATCGAAATCCCCCCTTGCCCGGAGTGGACGCGTCTGGAATCGAGAGCTTCGGGGAGATCGTGGATCGGTACTACGAGACCGTCGACGGTTACATCGGCGAACTCCTCGCCGAACGTGACGAGTCCTGGACCGTGATGGTTGTCTCCGATCATGGCTTCGCCAGCGACAGCACCCGGCCCCAGACCACCGATTCCCGGATCGGGCATGGGGCCGCGGCGGACTGGCATCGGCGCTTCGGGATCCTGCTCCTCTCTGGGGCTCACGTCGATCCGGACGCACGGCTGGAGGAGACCAGCATCTACGACGTCGCGCCGACGTTGATGGCACTCTTCGGTCAACCGATTCCCGAATCGTGGCCCGGTCGAGTCCTGGCCGGCGCCCTGGAGGCGGACTTCTTCTCCCGGCATCCGGTGCTCTATCGCGACGACGAGCCGCGGCGACAGGAACCCCGACACCAGGTGGGTCTCGACCCGTCGGCGCAGGATCTTCTCGTGAAGCTGGAGAGCCTCGGCTATATCTCGGCCGGTGGCGGCGATGCCGGAGATTCGTTGACGGCACGGAACAACGCCGGCGTCGCATTCCTCTCCGAGGGGCGCTACGCCGACGCGGAGGAGGAGTTTCGTCAGGGGCTCGTCGTGCAGCCCTCGGCGCCGATGCTGATCTTCAATCTAGGCCTGGCCCAACGGTTCCAGGGGAAGCTGGATCAGGCGCGACAACAGTTCCGGCAGGCGCAGGGCCACGAGACCACTCGCAGGATCGCGGGCCATCAGTTGGCGATCCTGGACCTGGCCGACGGCGATCTCGAGTCCGCAGAGGCCGAGGCCCGTCGGGTCCTGGAGTTCGAGCCGGACGCCGCGGAGGTACGCAACACCCTTGGTTTGATCCTGGAGCAGGCCGGTCGGATCGACGAGGCGTGGGACGCCTACCTCACCGCGTCCAATCTGGATCCCGACGCCGCGTTGGCTCGCAACAATCTCGGCAACATCTCGAAGCGACGGGGGAGTCTGGACGACGCGGAGCGCTGGTACCTGGCGGCCATCGAGGCGGACCCCTACTTCATGGGGGCGTACAACAATCTGGCGTTGGTCTATCAGGCTCGTGGAGCCGTCGATCGAGCCATCGATCTCTACGGACGCGCCCTGGGCAAGGCACCCAACAACGCGACGGTGTTGAACAACCTGGCCTCACTCTATTATCAGGTCGAGGAGCTGGACCGGGCTCGGGAGATGTGGCGTCGGGCCGTCGACGCGGACCCCGCGTATCCGTCTCCGCTGAACAACCTGGCGAGCCTCGCCATTCGGGACGGGGACCCGCTCACCGCCGAGCGATTGCTTCGACGAGCCCTGGAGCTGGAGCCCGGCTATGGCGATGCGCAGATGAACCTGGCGATCGTGCTTCACGGTCGGGGAGACCGGGCCGGGGCGCTGGATGCGATGCGGAAGGCGACCGAGGATCCACGAACCGGCGCCAACGCATGGCTCCA